The DNA sequence GTTCCGGGACGGCCTGGTCGGGGTGTTCACCTTCGGCGGGATCCTCGCCCAGGGCACCTTCGGCTTCAGCAGCGGGCAGGTCATCATCTTCGCGATCGCGGCCAACGTTGTCGCCGGGGTGAGCACCATCCTGTCGGGCCGCCTGGACGACCGGTTCGGGCCGAAGCCGGTCATCGTCACAGCCTTGGTCGGACTGGTCGTCGCGGGGCTGGCGGTGTTCTTCCTGCACGCTGCCGGCGCGACCGCGTTCTGGGTGTTCGGGCTGATCCTGTGCCTGTTCGTCGGGCCCGCGCAATCGTGCAGCCGGACCTTCCTCGCGCGCGTGACCCCGGCCGGCCGCGAGGGCGAGGTGTTCGGGCTCTACGCGACCACCGGTCGGGCGGTGTCCTTCCTCGCGCCGCTGCTGTTCGCCTCCTTCGTGGCGCTCGGTGGCGCGCAGTACTGGGGGATCCTCGGGATCGTGCTCGTGCTGCTGGCGGGGCTCGTCCTGCTGCTGCCGGTGAAGGCGGTGCGGTGAGGGTCTCGCCGACGGCCGACGTAGTCCTGGCGCGGTCTGATGATGTCAGGGGCGCGGCCAGGCGCGGACGAAGCGGTCGAAGAGCTCGGCGAAGGTGCGTGCCTCCTCGGGCGTGAACTCGGCGAGCGCCGCCTCGACTGCTGAGCGTCGGTGCGACCGGAGCTCCTCCAGCTGACGCCGGCCGGCGGCCGTCAGTTCGATGAGGGCCCGGCGAGCGTCCGACGGGTCGGGAACGCGGCGCACCATTCCGCGTTCGACGCCGTCTTGGACGAGTCGGCTGGCGCGCGGCTGGTCCACCCCGATGGAGGCGGCCAGCGTGCTCACCGACAGGTGGTCGCCGCGCGCGTCGGCCGCCTCCAGGGCTTCGAGCATCCGGACGCGGGCGATGCGTCCGAGCGAGCCGTCGCGGGCGCGTCGGCCCGGGCCGGGGCGCGCTGAGTCGCCGAAGGCAGGGAAGCCGTGGCCGGGCCAGGAGGGTTGAGGGGCGCGCGGGGCGGTGGGGTCGGCGGAGTCCGCACGGTCGGTGCGGTCATCACCCTCCGGGGTGGGGCCCTCGGCGGGTTCGGCGCCTCGCCTTCCACGGTCCGCGTCCGGCTCCGCACCTCCCGATTCTTCTGCCGCGCCGTGCCGGTAGGCCCACGGACCGGACGGGCCCCAGCCGTGTCCGCCGTACGGGCCGTGGCCGCCGTGCCCCCAGGGTCCGTGGCCGGGGGCACCCTCGGCCCAGGGTGGCCCCGGGCGCCGCCGCGACTGATCCCGCCGGACCGCGAGGAGGGACCGCTCGATCATCGCCACGATGTCCGCTTCTGGCGGAATTCCGCCTGCGCCTTGACTGCCGTTCGTCATGCATGTAACTATACATTTACTTGTACAGTTACATGCAATGGAAGGGAGTCATGCGATGACGAACATCGACGACTCGAAGCCGGCTCAGGACGAGCCGCAAGACACACCGCCGGACTACTGGTTCGGCATCATCGACCACCGGCTGCACGCCCGCCTCCGCGAAGCTCTCGCATCGCAGGGGCTCCGCCGCGGCGGCTGGAGGATCCTGCAGCTGCTCAACGAGCGCCCCTCCACCGCGGAGGAGCTCGGGGCGAAGTCTGTGGGCCGTCGGCACGGAGGACCCCGCGGAGAGGGCCGGGGCTGGGCTTCGGCCCAGGGTACGGATTCCGGGGACGGCCGTGGATGCGCGGCGCGGGGCCATGGGCGCAAGAAGGGGAGGGGCCGGGACACGGCCGCCGCCCCGAGCGCGCGGAGGATCACCCGCACGCCGCCGACGAGACGCGCCACGACCCGCGCGTGCACGGTTACCACGGCAGAGGGTACGGAGAGCACCCTGACCACGAGGGCGGCGCTGACCAGGGGGCGCGTCCCCATCAGAACCCCGCGGACGACGCGGGTCACGACCCGCGTGCCCGAAGCTACTACGGCGGCGGACACGGACAGCACCCCCACCACCACGGCGACGAGTCGGGATTCCGACAGGGGTTCGGGAGGGGGTCAGCTCCCGGATTCGACCGCGGGTTCGAGCCGGGGTTCGAGCCGGGCCCGGAGCCCGCGTTCGAGCGTGGATTCGAGCCGGGCCCGGAGCCCGCGTTCGAGCGTGGATTCGAGCCGGGCCCGGAGCCCGCGTTCGAGCGTGGATTCGAGAGAGGCTTCGAGCGCGGATTCGAGCGCGGCATCGGTCGCGGCGGATTTCCGGGACGCGGCGGAGGTTACGCGGCGCAGTTCGGCCGCGGGTTCCGCCCTGGCTTCCCGCCGTTCGGGGCCGGGCCGGGCGCCTGGTGGCGTCCGGGCGGCGGGCCGGGCAGTCGGATCGACCGCATCCTGGCCGACTTCACCGAGCGGGGCTGGGTGTGGTTCGACGGAGACACAGCCACGCTGACCGAGGAGGGCCGCGCGGCCTATGACGCCGCCGCGGCCCAGGTCGCAGAGGTGCGCCGCGCACTGGCCGACGGCGTCTCCGACGCCGACTATGCCGCGACGATGCGAACCCTGGAACGCATGGCGGCCAACCTGGGCTGGTCGGACGCGTCGGCGGACGCGGGAGGGACGGAGCCGGAGGACGCGGACGGGGTCGAGTCTGCGGACTCGGACTCGGACTCGGACGGAGCCGCCCCGGCGGCCGGCTGAGACGCCACTAGTAGCCCCGTCACCGAGGCCGACGACCCGCTCCTCCGCTCGAGATGGCACTAATGGCCCCCTCACGGCTCCCCAAGAGCCCTGAGGGGGCCATTAGTGACGTCTCACGCGCCAGCACCCGCGGGTAGCTGTGGATAACGTCTGCGGCGAGCGCCCCGGCCGGCGAACCAGAACGCCCCGAGGGCGCCTCGGACGTTATCCCGGCTCCACGAGTTGCGTCCGCTTGCTGAGACGTCACGGATGGCCGCGACGGCGTCGTCCGTGAGCGGTTCCCGCTGCTGAGACGTCAAGCCACGCTGCGACGGCGTCCTCCGTGAGCCGTTCCCGTAGCTGAGACGGCACCAGTGGCCGCGACGGCGTCGTCCGTGAGCCATTCCCGCAGCTCAGACGGCACGAGTGGCCGCGACGGCGTCGTCCGTGAGCCATTCCCGCAGCTGAGACGGCACGAGTGGCCCCCTCAGCGCCCCCGAAATGGCCTGAGGGGGCCACGATCGACGTCTCAGGTCGAGACGCCGACGGCAGCCTGTGGATGACGCGCCCACGTGGCCGCCCACGCTGACGGGCCGCGACGCACCGCGGAGACTCCTCCGCTGTTGACCGGCCAAAACGAGCCGGTCCCCGACTGAGACGGCACGAATGGCCCCCTCAGCACCCCCGAAGCGACCTGACGGGGCCACAAGCGACGTCTCACGTCGCGACGCCGTCGGGAGGCTGTGGATAGCGCAGGAGCGCCCGGCACACCCCCTCCCCCACCCCGCCTAGGATGGTCGCATGACGCCAGCCCGCGAAGAGGTCGTTCTGCTCGCCGAGGATGGCACTCCGATCGGAACCGCCGACAAGGCCACCGTCCACACCAAGGACACGCCCCTCCATCTGGCGTTCTCGTGCCACCTGTTCGACGGGGAGGGGCGCCTCCTGGTCACGAGACGCGCGCTGTCGAAGGCGACGTGGCCCGGGGTGTGGACCAACTCGTTCTGCGGACACCCGGCGCCGGGTGAGGCGATCGAGCAGGCGGTCGTGCGGCGCGCCGCGGATGAGCTCGGTGCACGGATCGACAACCTCACCGTCGCGCTGCCCGAGTTCCGCTATCGGGCGACCGACGCGGCCGGCGTCGTCGAGTACGAGGTCTGCCCCGTCTACACCGCGACGATCGTCGGCGAGCTCCAGCCGTCGGCGTCGGAGGTGGCGGAGTGGGAATGGGTCGACCCGCGGGTGCTGCTCACCGCGGTGGACGCGACGCCGTGGGCGTTCAGCCCGTGGCTGACCCTCCAGCTGCCGGCCCTGTACGCCGAAGGGAGCGCCGAAGCTTCGGGTCAGCTGTGAGCCGCACTCATATTTTCCACCTGTGTAATTGACTGTGGATAACTTCGGGCGCGCGTATGCCGCCGCCTGAATGCGCCTCCCGACGACGGCAGCGCTCCACCCGGCAGCGCTCCACCACCCCGCACTCAGTGCGCCCAGATGCGGTCCACGGCCAGAGTCGGCGTGAACGCGGGCTCGTCCGCCGCGGCCGCCGTCGGGAAGTCGAACACGGCCAGCATCAGCTGCAGCGGGTAGCGCGGCGGTGACGCGAGGATGCGCACCACGCGGCCGTCCACCCGGAACGACGCCTCGTCGTCGTCCCACACCGCCTCGTAGGCGTGAGGCTCGGTGACATCGATCGGGAGTGTCACGCGCTCGAAGTCCTCGGCGAGCCCGGGGTCGCGGAAGCGATGGAAGCCCATGCCCACGTCCGCGGAGCCGTCGCGCACATCGCGGCCGAACACCTCCATCACGCAGAGTTCGCCGCTGCGCTCCGGCCGGTCCTCGAAGCCCACCAGCCAGAGCGAGGCCATCGAGCGCGCGCCGAGGTAGAGGGAGGCGCGCATCCCGACGGTCCCGCCCTGCACCAGGCAGCCGCGGAACTCCTCCTGCTGCTCCCGGACGACGAGGTCGGGCCGGAACGGCTGCTGCCCGACCGTCGAGCCGACGGGGCCGGAGAAGTTGCCGCTCTGCAGACCCGAGACGCGCAGCGGCGGCTGATGGTCGTCGGCGCACCAGAGACCCTGCTCCGGCGGGATGCTCAGTTCGAGAAGCGAGTCCTCGATCCGGTACGTGGCGCGGGACGCCTCCAGAGAGCTCCAGGCCGGAAGGTAGTGGGGCAGCCAGACGCTGCGGTCGAGGTCGGGGTCGTCGAAGTCGTCGAACACGGTGCCTCCCTCATCCGGTCCGGACCGCGTCGATGTGCTGCTCCAGCCACCAGGTGCGGCCTTCGTCGTCGGAGACCCAGCCGTCCCACTCGAACGACTCCGGCGTGATGCGGGAGAAGTTCCAGCGGATGGGGCGGCCGTCGGTCTGCGAGCCGTCCTGACGGATGCCGTCGCGTCCGTGCGGCGTCGCGACCAGCGTGCAGAAGTCGCCCGAGGCCGCGCCGAACCAGCTGACGCGCCATGCGCCCAGCACCGCGTCGTACACCCGCATCGTCGTGCCGCGGCCCTCGACGCGTTCCGGGTCGGCGTGGTCGCGGGCGACGAGGACGTCCTGGACGGCCCGGCCGCCGAGCGTGTAGGCGAAGATCCACTCCTGGGTGGTCTCCCTCCACTCGCCGGTCGCCTCGTCGAGGAGGCGCACCTCGGCGTTCCAGCTGCCCACGAGCTGACCGAACAGGTGCAGCCGCTTCGGGTTGGCGCCGGCAGCAGCCCGACTGACCAGGGCCCGGGCGAACGCCGCATCGGTGATCTCGCTCATGGTGCCCCTCTCGGTCGGTGCGGGTCAGGCGGGGCGACCCGCTTCGGTGCTCGAGACGTCGGTGCGGTGGAAGTTCAGGTACGAGCGGGAGGCGGTCGGCCCGCGCTGCCCCTGGTACCGGGAGCTGTACTCCGCGGAGCCGTACGGACGCTCGGCTGCCGACGACAGCCGGAAGAAGCACATCTGGCCGATCTTCATGCCCGGCCACAGCTTGATCGGGAGGGTCGCGACGTTGCTCAGCTCGAGCGTCACGTGCCCCGAGAAGCCAGGGTCGATGAAGCCCGCGGTGGAGTGGGTGAGGAGGCCGAGCCTCCCGAGCGAGCTCTTGCCCTCGAGCCGGGCGGCCACATCGTCGGGGAGGCTGACGAGCTCGAACGTCGAGCCGAGCACGAACTCCCCGGGGTGCAGGATGAACGGCTGGTCGGCGTCGACCTCGACGAACCGCGTCAGCTCGGGCTGGTCCTCCGCCGGGTCGATGAACGGGTACTTGTGGTTGTCGAAGAGCCGGAAGAACCGGTCGAGACGCACGTCGATGCTCGACGGCTGGATCATGGCGGGCTCGAACGGCTCGAGCGCGATGCGCCCGGCGCCCAGCTCGGCCTTGATATCACGGTCGGAGAGAAGCACGAGGCCAGCCTACCGGTAGGGTTCGCGCCTCCGTCGAGCCCGCGTCAGCCCCGCTCGATCGGGCTCGAGGGGAGCCAGCCGAGCTCCTCCCCGCGTCGGAAGAAGTGCCGGAAGCTGTAGACGATCGGGTCCCAGCGACGGGGGTCGATCTGGCCGCTCGCGGCGTCGACGATCGCGGGGTCGGCGTGCACCCGCAGCGCCCGGGCCTCGAAGAGGTAGTAGCTGCCGTCGGCCGACGGTGTCGCCCTCTCGAGGCGTGCCTCGAACTGGAGGCGGCACTCGGCCACACGCGGAGCGGCGACGACCTCGGACGGCTGGGCCGTCAGGCCCGCGGCGGAGAACTTGTCCGGTTCGTGCCGGTAGCGCTTGGCCTTGGCCTCCGGCACCGGGTGCCTCCCCGTCAGCGAGGACAGGCTGTGCAGCGCGCGCCACTGGTCGCCGCTGGGGAAGTTCACGGTGAGATCGGGCTGCTGCAGCGCGTTGTGGGCCGTCTGGCCGTCGGCCTCGATCCCGAGGACGAGCATCCGGCCGAGCGCCCAATACGAGGAGGCGGGGGCCAGGTTCGGCGTGCCGTCGTCGTTGACCGTGACGATGAGGAACGCCGGTGTGCCGACGTAGAGCACCTCCGGCTCTATCGTCACGTGCTCGATCGTCCCGTGCTCGATCGGCCGCTCATTCACCGGGAACGCCCCGGAGCAGCTCGGCGAACACCTCCTGAGCGTCGGAGCCGGGCGAGAGGGAGGCGCCCTGCCCCGCCCACAGCGACACCAGGTCCGGCCGGTCCTGCCGCGCCGCCTCCGCCCGGAACGCTCCGGTCAGCCAGTTCTGCGCGGGGAAGGGCGCGATGGCCCCCTCACCCGCGGCCTCGATGGTGCGCATCGCGGGGTTGGGAATGCCCCGCGCGAACCGCCCGCTCATGACGCGGGTCAGCACCGTGTCGTCGGCCGCCGCGGTGCGCGCGACCTCGCGATGCCCGGGCGTCGCCACGGAGAGGTCCGTCGCCAGGAAGGCGGTGCCGACCTGCACACCGGAGGCGCCCAGCGCGAAGGCGGCAGCGACGCCTCGGCGGTCGGCGATGCCCCCGGCGGCGACGACGGGAACGCTCACGGCGTCGACGACCTGCGGCACCAGCGCGATGCCTCCGACGAGCGATTCCTGGGCCGGCCGCAGGAAGGAGGGGCGGTGCCCGGCACCTTCGAAGCCGGACGCGACCACGACGTCGACGCCTCCCCGCTCGAGCGCGACCGCCTCGGCGACCGTGGTCGCCGCGGCCATCACGACGATCCCGGCCGAATGGGCCGCCTCGACGACGGCAGCCGGCGGGACGCCGAACACGAAGCTCATGGCCGCCGGCCGCGCCTCCAGGACCGCCGCCACCTGCTCGTCGAACGAGGGGAGGAACGACGCCGGCACCGCGGGCACCGGCAGACCGAGCTCGTCGAAGAGCGGCTGCACGGCGGCGCGCGCCCGAGTGAGGTCGACCTCCTGGGGCGTGACCTCATCGCCGGTGGGCACCCACAGGTTGAGCGAGAACGGCTTCGAGGTCGAGGCCCGGAGCGCGGCGACCGTCTCACGGATGCGCGCCGCGTCGTAGCCGTAGAGACCGAACGCGCCGAGGCCTCCGAGCTCGGAGACCCGGGCGGTCAGGGGGACGGACGACAGTCCGCCGAACGGACCGAGCAGGAGAGGGTGCTCGATGCCGAGGAGGTCGGTCAGCGCGCGCGAGGTCATGGTCCCGACGCTACTACACCGTTGCGTGACCGCAATCGAATCGGGCGGCGGCTGTCGACCCTTTCAGATCCGCCCAGCGGATTCGGGGTTAGGAAAGGCTAACCTGAGAGACATGTCCTCCCTGAGCATCGCCATGCTGGGCGCCTTCGCGGGGCTCACGATCTTCCTGGGCCTGCCGTTCGGGCGCATCAAGTCGGATGCCGTCCCCCTGAAGGCCGCCCTGAACGCGATCGCGACGGGCATCCTGATCTTCCTGCTCTGGGACGTGCTCTCGCAGGCTTGGGAGCCGGTGGACACCGCGCTGCACGCGCACCACGTCGGGACGGCGCTGATCAACGGGCTCGTGATGGCGGCGTGCCTCGGTCTCGGCCTTCTCAGTCTCACCTCCATGGACCGCTACATGCGCCGGCGCGCGACGGCCGCGGCCGTGACGAGCGGTGTCTCGGGCGGTGCGGTCGCGGCGACGACCCCGACCGGGTCGATCGCGCTGGCCGCGCCTCCCGTGGCCGCACCCGCCGTGGGCGCCCACCGGCTCGCGCTCACGATCGCGATCGGCATCGGCCTCCACAACTTCGCGGAGGGTCTCGCCATCGGGACCGCCGCCGCCCAGGGCGAGCTCGCGTTCGCCGTGCTGCTCGTGATCGGCTTCGGCCTGCACAACGCGACCGAGGGGTTCGGGATCGTCGCGCCCCTCACCGGGACGAGGCCGTCGTGGGGGTATCTGGCGCTCCTCGGCCTGATCGGCGGCGGCCCCACGTTCGTCGGCACGATCATCGGGCAGTCGTTCCGCAACGACCTGGTGTCGATCGCCTTCCTCGGGCTCGCCGCAGGCTCGATCCTTTACGTCGTCATCGAGCTGCTCGCGGTCGCGCGCCGCACCGGGATGAAGACGCTCGTCGCGTGGTTCATCCTCGCGGGCATCGTCGCGGGGTTCCTCACCGACGCGATCGTGACCGCGGCCGGCGCCTGACGGCCTGACGGCCGCCGGCGCCGGTCAGGCGGGTCCGCTCAGGTCGCGGCGGCGTTCCCGACCTCGGCCTCGGACTTCTCGATGGCCTTCTGCATCTCGTCGTAGTCGCCCGAGTCGATCGCCTTCGAGATCCGCTTGTCCGCTTTGACGAGCGCAGCCTCCACCTTGTCGGCCCACTTGTCGTCGACGATCGCGACGACGGCGGAGGACCCCGCCGGGAGGTACTCCTCCACGTCCACGCCGAGCTCCTTCTCTTCGTGGCGCTTGCGGAAGTGGCCGATCACCGCGCCGACGCCCGCGCCGATCGCGGTCGCGGCGAGGAGGGGCGGTGCGAACAGACCGACGACGACGCCGGCCCCGGCTCCCATGCCGGCACCGCGCTTGACCTTGCCGGTGTCATGCTCGCTGACCTGCACTTTGCCGTCCGCGTCGCGGTTCATGACGACCGCTCCCACGATCTCGTAGTCGCCTGCGCTCTCGCCGGACTTGAGGGTCTTGTAGTCCTCGTCGGCGGTGGCGGGGTCGCCGTACGCCCCGACCACCAGGAACAGATTCTTGTCAGCCATGTTCTTCCCTTCGTGCGAACCATGGATTCGCCGGCGAACGGGAGGCCGCCGCCGACGAGGGCATGATGGCAGCGCCGCCGCGACCCTGGCTAGGGACATTCGGCCCGCGGCGGCGGGGACACCCCGCGCCTGGCGGCCCGGGCGATCTCGATGAGCGCGGCGCCGAGGCTCGCGAAGACGACGACACCGGCTGACACGGGCGGCGGGACATCGACGAACACGAGGAACGTGCGGATCACCGGGACCGTGAAGATGAGGACCACGCCCGCGGCCATCGACGCGACCACGAAGAGCTTCCGTCCGTCCCAGGGTCTCGCCAGCATCGCCAGAACCCACAGGCCGAGGATCGCCAGGAGCATGGTCGCCCCCGTCCGGAGCTGTTCCTCGCCGATCCCCAGTTCGGCCATGCTCCACGAGTAGGCGATGAGCACGGAGCCGATGACGCCGCCGACGGGCACCGCGAAGCTCAGCGACCGGGCCAGGAAGCCGGCCCGGTGACGTCGCAGGTTCGGGAGGAGCGCGAGGAAGAACGCGGGCAGCCCGATCGTCAAGCCGTCGGTCGCCGCCAGCTGGCGCGGGAGGAACGGATACGCGGTCACGAGGACGCCCACGAGGAGCGCGAGGAGGGTCGCGTAGACGGTCTTCGTCAAGAACAGCATGGAGACGCGCTCGATGTTCGCCATGACCTGGCGTCCCTCCCCGACGGCGGCGGGCAGGCTGGAGAACCGGCCGTCGAGGAGGACCATCCGGGCCACCGCCTTGGAGGCCTCCGCTCCCGTCGACACGGCGATTCCGATGTCGGCCTGCTTGAGGGCGGGGATGTCGTTGACGCCGTCCCCGATCATGGCCACCACGTGCCCGGCCGCTTGCAGCGCGGCCGCGATCCGGCGCTTCTGATCGGGCGTCACCCGGCCGAGGACCAGCTCCTGCCGCAGAAGCTCCTCAACTCGATCCGGCTCCTCCGGCAGCAGTCGCGCATCGAACCCGTCGCTGACGGCGAGCCCCGCCTCCTTCGCGATAGCGGCCACCGTGCGCGGGTCGTCCCCCGAGAGCACACGCAGACCGACGCCCTCACGGGCGAAGTAGGAGAGCGTCTCGGCGACGTCCGGACGCACGCGCTCCCGGAAGGTGAGCAGGGCGACCGGCTCGAGGCCGGACGGGAGGCGAGCCTCCGCCGTCAACGCAGCGCTCGCGTGGGCGAGGACCAGCGTGCGCCGACCCGCGTCGACCAGTGCCCGGACGCGCTCCTCGAGCCGGCCATCCGCGAAGACCACGTCCGCACCGCCGAGGACCCAGGTTCCCGCGACCGGACCGTCGAAGGAGACGGCGCTCCAGCGGCGCACCGAGGAGAAGGGCACGCGCGAGACGGGGACCGCCTCCACCGGCGACGGGTAGCGCTCGGCCAGGCTCCGCGCGGTGGCGTTGGCATCCTCGGCCGCGCCGAACCAGGCGAGCACCCCGGGCCACCCTCCCCGCCCGGCGGCCCCGGCCAACGGGATCGCCTCGTCGAACCGCACCTCCCCCTCGGTCAGGGTCCCCGTCTTGTCGAAGCAGACGATGTCCACTCGCGCGAGCACCTCCGCCGCCGCGAGCTCCTGGACGAGGATGCCGCGCCGGCCGAGGCGGACGGCGGCGACGGCGAAGGCGATGCTCGTCATGAGGACCAGGCCGAGCGGGATCATCGCCACCACGGCGGCGACCGTGTAGACGACGGCATCGCGCCAGAGCTCGCTGCTCATGACGGTTCGCCACCCGCCCAGCGAGACCACCTGCGCGTTGAACACCAGCAGGCCGAGGGGGCCGACGGCCCAGGCGACCCAGCGGAGCACGGTCTGGATGCCGGCGTGAAGCTCGCTGGAGACGAGGGAGAACCGCCGAGCCTGGGCGGCCAGCCCGTGGGCGAACGTGTCGGCTCCGACGCGCTCCACGCGGGCGCGGCCCGCCCCTCCCACGACGACCGACCCGCCGAGGACGAGGTCACCCGCGACTTTGTCGATCGCGTCGGACTCGCCGGTCAGGAGGGACTCGTCGGTCTGCAGGCCGTCCGCGAAGACGACGCGCGCATCGGCGGCGACCCGGTCGCCGACGCGCACCACCAGGAGATCGTCGGCGACGACCGTCTCCGTGGGGATCTCGAGCTCGCCTCCCTCCCGGATCACCCGCGCGGCCGCGGCCGAGGGCAGCGCCAGCCGGTCGAGTGCCGCCTTCGCGCGGAGCTCCTGCCACGAGCCGATGATGATGTTGCCCGCGGCGGCTATCCCGAAGAGGGCGTCCTGCCAGCGGCCGATGAGCAGCAGCACCACGAAGCAGGCGGCGATGATGGCGTTGAAGAGGGTCAGCACGTTCGCCCGGGCGATGCTCGCCAGGCTCCGGCTGGTGCGCGGGCGATACCGGTTGGTGCGGCCGTCCGCGACGCGCTGTGCGACCTCGGCCGCCGACAACCCGGTCAGGAGCTCTCGTCCTCCGGGTGCCGACGCCGGCGGAGCGCCCGCCAGATGAGGAAGGCCCCGGCCGCGATCACGGCGATCGGCCAGACGACGTTCAGGACGGCGACCCACCCGGCCACGCTGAGGAGGACCATCACCGCACCGATCGCGAGGACACCCGCGGGGATCCACGCCCACCAGCGGCTCCCGCCGCCTCCCGGGAGGACCGCCACCAGGGCGAACGTCAGGGCCGCCCCGCCGAGGAAGGCCGCACCCGCCACGGAGCCCGGGACGGAGGCGCCGAGCACCGGGACGACGGCGAGCGTCACGAGGATCCCGGCCGGGATGAGCGCCCACCAGTGCCGGTGATCACGCAGGTACACCGCGAGGAATCCGATGCCGAGGGCGCCGAGGAGGGGGACCTCGGTCCACTGCGCGAGGCCGCCGCGATCGAGGTCCATGAGCGTCGCCGCCGAGGCTCCGAACAACGCGGCACTGGGAATGGCGGCCCACCACGAGGCGCGATCCGCGAAGAAGACGTAGGCGAACGTCACACCGGCGGCGGCCAGCACTGCGGCCCACCAGGCCGGCGAGGGACGGACCCCGGTCGCGTCGAGCAGCAGCAGCGTCCCGGCGCACAGGACGAGCACGCCGAGCGCGAGTTGAACCGGGACCCGCTTCATGACCGGCCGCCTCTCCTGGCAGGCACGACGG is a window from the Leifsonia sp. AG29 genome containing:
- a CDS encoding MarR family winged helix-turn-helix transcriptional regulator, with the translated sequence MTNGSQGAGGIPPEADIVAMIERSLLAVRRDQSRRRPGPPWAEGAPGHGPWGHGGHGPYGGHGWGPSGPWAYRHGAAEESGGAEPDADRGRRGAEPAEGPTPEGDDRTDRADSADPTAPRAPQPSWPGHGFPAFGDSARPGPGRRARDGSLGRIARVRMLEALEAADARGDHLSVSTLAASIGVDQPRASRLVQDGVERGMVRRVPDPSDARRALIELTAAGRRQLEELRSHRRSAVEAALAEFTPEEARTFAELFDRFVRAWPRP
- the idi gene encoding isopentenyl-diphosphate Delta-isomerase, which translates into the protein MTPAREEVVLLAEDGTPIGTADKATVHTKDTPLHLAFSCHLFDGEGRLLVTRRALSKATWPGVWTNSFCGHPAPGEAIEQAVVRRAADELGARIDNLTVALPEFRYRATDAAGVVEYEVCPVYTATIVGELQPSASEVAEWEWVDPRVLLTAVDATPWAFSPWLTLQLPALYAEGSAEASGQL
- a CDS encoding glycoside hydrolase family 16 protein, which gives rise to MFDDFDDPDLDRSVWLPHYLPAWSSLEASRATYRIEDSLLELSIPPEQGLWCADDHQPPLRVSGLQSGNFSGPVGSTVGQQPFRPDLVVREQQEEFRGCLVQGGTVGMRASLYLGARSMASLWLVGFEDRPERSGELCVMEVFGRDVRDGSADVGMGFHRFRDPGLAEDFERVTLPIDVTEPHAYEAVWDDDEASFRVDGRVVRILASPPRYPLQLMLAVFDFPTAAAADEPAFTPTLAVDRIWAH
- the dcd gene encoding dCTP deaminase; this encodes MLLSDRDIKAELGAGRIALEPFEPAMIQPSSIDVRLDRFFRLFDNHKYPFIDPAEDQPELTRFVEVDADQPFILHPGEFVLGSTFELVSLPDDVAARLEGKSSLGRLGLLTHSTAGFIDPGFSGHVTLELSNVATLPIKLWPGMKIGQMCFFRLSSAAERPYGSAEYSSRYQGQRGPTASRSYLNFHRTDVSSTEAGRPA
- a CDS encoding flavin reductase family protein encodes the protein MNERPIEHGTIEHVTIEPEVLYVGTPAFLIVTVNDDGTPNLAPASSYWALGRMLVLGIEADGQTAHNALQQPDLTVNFPSGDQWRALHSLSSLTGRHPVPEAKAKRYRHEPDKFSAAGLTAQPSEVVAAPRVAECRLQFEARLERATPSADGSYYLFEARALRVHADPAIVDAASGQIDPRRWDPIVYSFRHFFRRGEELGWLPSSPIERG
- a CDS encoding NAD(P)H-dependent flavin oxidoreductase, with protein sequence MTSRALTDLLGIEHPLLLGPFGGLSSVPLTARVSELGGLGAFGLYGYDAARIRETVAALRASTSKPFSLNLWVPTGDEVTPQEVDLTRARAAVQPLFDELGLPVPAVPASFLPSFDEQVAAVLEARPAAMSFVFGVPPAAVVEAAHSAGIVVMAAATTVAEAVALERGGVDVVVASGFEGAGHRPSFLRPAQESLVGGIALVPQVVDAVSVPVVAAGGIADRRGVAAAFALGASGVQVGTAFLATDLSVATPGHREVARTAAADDTVLTRVMSGRFARGIPNPAMRTIEAAGEGAIAPFPAQNWLTGAFRAEAARQDRPDLVSLWAGQGASLSPGSDAQEVFAELLRGVPGE
- a CDS encoding ZIP family metal transporter, giving the protein MSSLSIAMLGAFAGLTIFLGLPFGRIKSDAVPLKAALNAIATGILIFLLWDVLSQAWEPVDTALHAHHVGTALINGLVMAACLGLGLLSLTSMDRYMRRRATAAAVTSGVSGGAVAATTPTGSIALAAPPVAAPAVGAHRLALTIAIGIGLHNFAEGLAIGTAAAQGELAFAVLLVIGFGLHNATEGFGIVAPLTGTRPSWGYLALLGLIGGGPTFVGTIIGQSFRNDLVSIAFLGLAAGSILYVVIELLAVARRTGMKTLVAWFILAGIVAGFLTDAIVTAAGA
- a CDS encoding DUF1269 domain-containing protein, which translates into the protein MADKNLFLVVGAYGDPATADEDYKTLKSGESAGDYEIVGAVVMNRDADGKVQVSEHDTGKVKRGAGMGAGAGVVVGLFAPPLLAATAIGAGVGAVIGHFRKRHEEKELGVDVEEYLPAGSSAVVAIVDDKWADKVEAALVKADKRISKAIDSGDYDEMQKAIEKSEAEVGNAAAT
- a CDS encoding HAD-IC family P-type ATPase, whose product is MSAAEVAQRVADGRTNRYRPRTSRSLASIARANVLTLFNAIIAACFVVLLLIGRWQDALFGIAAAGNIIIGSWQELRAKAALDRLALPSAAAARVIREGGELEIPTETVVADDLLVVRVGDRVAADARVVFADGLQTDESLLTGESDAIDKVAGDLVLGGSVVVGGAGRARVERVGADTFAHGLAAQARRFSLVSSELHAGIQTVLRWVAWAVGPLGLLVFNAQVVSLGGWRTVMSSELWRDAVVYTVAAVVAMIPLGLVLMTSIAFAVAAVRLGRRGILVQELAAAEVLARVDIVCFDKTGTLTEGEVRFDEAIPLAGAAGRGGWPGVLAWFGAAEDANATARSLAERYPSPVEAVPVSRVPFSSVRRWSAVSFDGPVAGTWVLGGADVVFADGRLEERVRALVDAGRRTLVLAHASAALTAEARLPSGLEPVALLTFRERVRPDVAETLSYFAREGVGLRVLSGDDPRTVAAIAKEAGLAVSDGFDARLLPEEPDRVEELLRQELVLGRVTPDQKRRIAAALQAAGHVVAMIGDGVNDIPALKQADIGIAVSTGAEASKAVARMVLLDGRFSSLPAAVGEGRQVMANIERVSMLFLTKTVYATLLALLVGVLVTAYPFLPRQLAATDGLTIGLPAFFLALLPNLRRHRAGFLARSLSFAVPVGGVIGSVLIAYSWSMAELGIGEEQLRTGATMLLAILGLWVLAMLARPWDGRKLFVVASMAAGVVLIFTVPVIRTFLVFVDVPPPVSAGVVVFASLGAALIEIARAARRGVSPPPRAECP